A section of the Nitrososphaerota archaeon genome encodes:
- a CDS encoding SufD family Fe-S cluster assembly protein, with translation MQKLALSTINPNNVDEISASKKEPDWLKQIRKNSFTIYESLPPEVSPLYNKYTDAKRMNPSEVSLVTESQNTIFDALKPRLAELEKEIHIIQVGTNIFRINLPEDLKAKGVVISSIYEAIQNNPDLVKKALESSDPKEDKYTALNNAAFNSGIFIKIPKNLILDKPIHIVSSISPDGTSTISKNIIVAEQSSKANIVQELYAPKGTSQQAYMELLTVDAQPNSQLAMTTFQAMDQSAVNFSTRNCTISQDAKITWYLGLFGSMLSRYRTNYYLDGVGAYAEDAEIVFGDNEQSFDLSANLIHKKQSTEGKVVQRSVLRNKSKSLFKGMIKIMEGASQSRSFLSGRSILLDKGAKSDAIPGLEILTNDVKATHSASVAQVDEEQIFYLGCRCLDKAEAERIIVEGFLEPMSRTMSYQVRAWIAYLIESKWAGRDLVLKSDENLRAIVEVEEVRYKEADQIETHYKYR, from the coding sequence ATGCAAAAACTCGCTTTATCCACAATCAATCCGAACAATGTGGATGAAATCTCAGCATCAAAAAAAGAGCCAGACTGGCTAAAACAAATCAGAAAAAACTCGTTTACAATCTACGAATCACTGCCACCAGAGGTGTCACCACTATACAACAAGTACACAGACGCAAAAAGAATGAACCCATCCGAGGTATCGCTAGTAACAGAATCACAAAATACAATTTTTGATGCTCTTAAGCCAAGGCTGGCAGAGCTGGAAAAAGAAATTCACATCATCCAAGTTGGTACTAATATTTTCAGAATTAATCTCCCAGAAGATCTCAAGGCAAAAGGAGTCGTGATATCCTCGATTTATGAAGCAATTCAAAACAATCCAGATCTAGTCAAAAAAGCATTGGAATCGTCCGATCCAAAGGAAGACAAGTATACCGCACTAAACAATGCAGCATTCAATTCTGGAATATTTATCAAAATTCCAAAGAACCTGATCTTGGACAAGCCAATTCATATCGTGTCTAGCATATCTCCAGACGGTACATCCACAATATCAAAAAATATCATAGTGGCAGAACAGTCTAGTAAGGCAAACATTGTACAAGAATTGTATGCGCCAAAGGGTACAAGCCAGCAAGCATACATGGAATTGCTTACAGTTGACGCACAGCCAAACTCGCAGCTTGCAATGACTACATTTCAGGCAATGGACCAGTCAGCCGTCAATTTTTCCACTAGAAACTGTACCATCTCGCAAGATGCAAAAATAACTTGGTATCTGGGATTGTTTGGCTCTATGCTGTCTAGATACAGGACAAATTATTACCTTGACGGCGTTGGTGCATATGCAGAAGATGCAGAAATTGTCTTTGGGGACAATGAACAATCATTTGATCTGTCTGCAAACCTGATTCACAAAAAGCAGTCAACCGAAGGGAAAGTTGTGCAAAGATCAGTTCTCAGAAACAAATCAAAATCATTATTCAAGGGAATGATCAAAATTATGGAAGGCGCATCACAATCAAGGTCATTTCTGTCGGGACGTTCTATTTTACTAGATAAGGGCGCAAAGTCTGACGCAATTCCAGGATTAGAAATTCTGACCAACGATGTTAAGGCGACACACTCTGCATCAGTAGCACAGGTAGACGAAGAGCAGATTTTCTATTTGGGATGCAGATGTCTAGACAAGGCAGAGGCAGAGAGAATCATCGTAGAAGGATTTCTAGAGCCAATGTCCAGAACAATGTCATACCAAGTCCGTGCATGGATCGCATATCTTATTGAATCAAAGTGGGCAGGACGCGACCTGGTTCTCAAATCAGACGAAAACCTTCGCGCCATAGTAGAAGTGGAAGAAGTAAGATACAAGGAAGCAGATCAAATAGAAACCCACTACAAGTATAGGTGA
- the sufB gene encoding Fe-S cluster assembly protein SufB has protein sequence MAQENLNMDYSKYDFKESTEMYVHLSKKGLSKEVVQEISKLKNEPQWMLDFRLRAYEVFMKKPMPNWGPDLGMIDFQNIYYYAKASEKTEKNWDDVPPEVKRTFDKLGIPEAEKKFLAGVGAQYESEVVYHNLREDLAKQGVLFLDTDTALKEHPEIFKKYFGKIIPPEDNKFAALNSAVWSGGSFIYIPPGVKVDMPLQAYFRINAENIGQFERTLIIADEGSEIHYIEGCTAPVYSSESLHSAVVELVAHKDAKLRYTTIQNWSSDVYNLVTKRAYAYQGAKVEWIDGNIGSKITMKYPGIYLLEPKAHGETLSIAFAGKGQHQDTGAKMVHLAPETTSRITSKSVSRLNGRTTYRGLLQVAKGATNVKSSIRCDALLLDDTSKTDTYPYMEINQEDATVTHEATVGKIGDEQIFYLMTRGFSEEEALTLIVNGFMEPFTKELPMEYAVELNRLIKLEMDDSVG, from the coding sequence ATGGCGCAAGAAAATCTCAACATGGATTATTCAAAATATGATTTTAAAGAGTCCACCGAGATGTATGTGCATTTATCAAAAAAAGGATTATCAAAAGAAGTAGTTCAAGAAATTTCAAAATTAAAGAATGAACCACAGTGGATGCTCGATTTTAGACTGCGAGCATACGAAGTTTTCATGAAAAAACCAATGCCGAATTGGGGTCCGGATTTGGGCATGATCGACTTTCAAAATATTTACTATTATGCCAAAGCCTCTGAAAAAACAGAGAAAAACTGGGATGATGTCCCACCAGAGGTAAAGCGAACATTCGACAAATTAGGAATTCCAGAGGCAGAAAAGAAATTCCTGGCAGGCGTAGGAGCACAATACGAATCTGAAGTTGTATATCACAATCTACGTGAAGACCTAGCAAAGCAGGGTGTACTGTTCCTAGACACCGACACTGCTCTAAAAGAGCACCCAGAAATCTTCAAGAAATATTTCGGCAAAATAATTCCTCCAGAGGACAACAAGTTTGCGGCACTAAACTCTGCAGTGTGGAGCGGAGGATCGTTCATCTACATTCCACCAGGAGTTAAAGTCGACATGCCGCTACAAGCATACTTTAGAATCAACGCAGAAAATATTGGACAGTTCGAGAGAACACTAATCATTGCAGACGAAGGATCCGAGATCCACTACATCGAAGGATGTACTGCACCAGTATATTCCTCAGAATCATTGCACTCTGCCGTAGTGGAATTGGTTGCACACAAGGACGCCAAACTAAGATACACAACAATCCAAAACTGGAGCTCTGATGTGTACAATCTTGTCACCAAACGAGCATATGCGTACCAAGGAGCCAAAGTAGAGTGGATTGACGGCAACATTGGCAGCAAAATAACAATGAAGTATCCAGGAATTTACTTGCTAGAACCAAAGGCACACGGCGAAACACTATCCATCGCATTTGCGGGAAAAGGTCAGCACCAAGACACAGGAGCAAAAATGGTACACTTGGCACCAGAAACCACATCTAGAATCACATCAAAATCAGTTAGCAGACTAAACGGTAGAACTACATACAGAGGGTTACTCCAAGTAGCTAAAGGAGCTACAAACGTAAAATCCTCAATTCGATGCGATGCACTGCTCCTAGATGATACTTCAAAAACAGACACCTACCCATACATGGAAATCAACCAAGAGGATGCAACTGTAACTCATGAGGCAACAGTAGGCAAGATAGGCGATGAGCAAATCTTCTATCTAATGACCAGAGGCTTTTCAGAAGAAGAAGCACTGACACTAATTGTAAACGGATTCATGGAGCCATTTACCAAAGAGCTCCCAATGGAATATGCAGTAGAGCTAAACCGACTAATAAAACTGGAAATGGACGACTCGGTAGGATAA
- a CDS encoding uroporphyrinogen-III synthase, whose amino-acid sequence MISGKIIAITRSKDDAQEFIDLASKDNAIPLPIPTIELMPKGDKIVDDFLQDVQEFQPDYSVFMSSKAVKLLFDVAKSTGKHQQLQLAIANTMVMAVGPKTKQALEGEGIRVSFVPNKFSSVGVGEQFTKLNAEGKKVIVPRSSASTEFLAKLLEKIGLIVKENYLYDVQSFSDHTQWKNFKELFSQNKIDGIVFTSASSVRGFFDIMSDFENKEMLKKLEKTQIVAIGPFTAEELKKFNVEPKIADVHTVPGAFEAMKNIFSLA is encoded by the coding sequence ATGATTTCAGGAAAAATAATAGCCATAACTCGCTCAAAGGACGATGCTCAGGAATTCATTGACCTAGCATCAAAAGACAACGCAATCCCATTACCCATACCGACAATAGAACTAATGCCAAAGGGAGATAAAATAGTAGATGACTTTTTGCAGGACGTACAAGAATTCCAGCCAGACTATTCCGTTTTTATGAGCTCAAAGGCAGTTAAACTGCTATTTGATGTGGCAAAAAGTACAGGAAAACACCAGCAACTACAACTTGCTATAGCAAACACCATGGTAATGGCGGTAGGCCCAAAGACAAAACAGGCACTGGAAGGCGAGGGAATTCGGGTGTCGTTTGTTCCAAACAAGTTCTCTTCCGTTGGTGTAGGCGAGCAGTTCACCAAGCTAAATGCGGAAGGAAAAAAGGTAATCGTGCCAAGAAGTAGCGCATCTACAGAATTTTTGGCAAAGCTTCTGGAAAAAATAGGATTGATAGTAAAGGAAAACTACCTGTATGATGTACAATCATTCTCTGATCATACCCAATGGAAAAACTTCAAGGAATTATTTTCACAAAACAAAATTGACGGAATTGTTTTCACATCCGCATCCTCTGTTCGAGGATTCTTTGACATAATGTCTGATTTTGAAAATAAAGAGATGCTAAAAAAATTAGAAAAAACACAGATTGTTGCAATCGGACCATTCACCGCAGAGGAATTAAAAAAATTCAACGTCGAACCAAAAATTGCAGACGTTCATACTGTTCCGGGAGCTTTTGAAGCAATGAAAAATATTTTTTCATTAGCTTGA
- the cobA gene encoding uroporphyrinogen-III C-methyltransferase: MSGTVYLVGAGPGDHKLLTLRATDLIKSADVVLYDRLVSKKIIAMIPKKTTKLYVGREVGDDYKHQDDTNLQMVKFAKSNKNVVRLKGGDPFIFGRGGEEAEYLKKYKIKFEIIPGITSGIGSAIYSGIPLTHRKYSSSVVFVTGHEDPGKTKSPVHWKKLAKSVETIVIMMGLSRIGSISEQLVAGGMAKTTPVAVIYKGTTEYQKILIGNLSNIAQKIKDNKFTPPSVIIIGNVVKLHKTIAWRK; the protein is encoded by the coding sequence ATGAGCGGAACAGTATATTTAGTTGGGGCAGGTCCTGGAGACCACAAATTACTCACACTACGTGCGACTGATCTTATCAAATCTGCAGACGTAGTACTCTATGACAGACTGGTATCAAAGAAAATAATCGCAATGATTCCAAAAAAGACAACCAAGCTATATGTTGGCAGAGAGGTCGGCGATGACTACAAGCACCAAGACGATACCAATTTGCAGATGGTAAAGTTTGCAAAGTCAAATAAAAACGTCGTTCGACTAAAGGGAGGCGACCCATTCATCTTTGGCCGTGGTGGTGAAGAAGCAGAATATCTAAAAAAATACAAAATAAAATTCGAAATCATCCCTGGCATAACATCTGGCATTGGTTCTGCCATATACTCTGGCATACCACTGACTCATAGGAAATACTCCTCATCTGTAGTTTTTGTGACAGGCCACGAAGACCCAGGAAAAACAAAATCTCCAGTGCATTGGAAAAAGCTTGCAAAATCAGTTGAGACAATAGTGATAATGATGGGGCTCTCCAGAATTGGATCAATATCAGAACAATTGGTTGCCGGTGGCATGGCAAAGACAACACCTGTTGCAGTGATATACAAGGGAACAACCGAATACCAGAAAATCCTAATCGGAAATTTATCTAACATTGCGCAAAAAATCAAGGACAATAAATTCACACCTCCGTCAGTTATAATAATAGGAAACGTAGTCAAACTACACAAAACAATAGCGTGGAGAAAATGA
- the hemC gene encoding hydroxymethylbilane synthase, with product MKYLIGTRGSKLSVSQTNWVVSELKKENPDSDYEIKTITTKGDTDARPLFTINQKGIFEKEIDKAVAEKQVDFAVHSLKDVPSILPDDLILGCVPPRESFNDIFISKNGDTLDTIKEGALIGTSSLRRAVQVFRKRPDLQVKTIRGNVETRINKVQDGTFDGIVLAQAGINRLGVNVKHTPLPLDDFPPSPGQGALGIVCRKNDNQTISMLQKIQDNNSRIAVESERVLSEFVDSGCRFPVGAFAQINGETLDLTVIAYSIDGKQALVVTKSGNKSNPYKIGKEAAEELQRKGVNDLAKDWRAKLDEWNK from the coding sequence ATGAAATATCTGATTGGGACAAGGGGAAGCAAGCTCTCAGTATCACAGACAAACTGGGTCGTATCAGAATTAAAAAAGGAAAATCCAGATTCAGACTATGAAATCAAAACAATAACGACCAAGGGCGACACCGACGCAAGACCGTTATTCACTATAAACCAAAAGGGAATCTTTGAAAAAGAAATTGACAAGGCAGTTGCAGAAAAACAAGTTGACTTTGCAGTGCACAGCCTCAAGGACGTACCCTCAATTCTTCCAGATGATCTAATCCTTGGATGTGTTCCTCCAAGAGAGTCGTTCAACGACATTTTTATTTCAAAAAATGGTGACACATTAGATACCATCAAGGAAGGTGCACTAATTGGTACAAGCAGTCTGAGACGCGCCGTACAAGTTTTCAGAAAAAGGCCGGATCTCCAGGTAAAGACAATTCGCGGAAACGTTGAAACTCGAATAAATAAAGTCCAAGATGGTACTTTTGATGGTATTGTATTGGCACAGGCAGGAATCAACAGGCTTGGAGTAAATGTTAAGCATACACCACTACCATTAGATGACTTTCCACCATCGCCAGGCCAAGGTGCATTGGGAATTGTTTGTCGAAAAAATGATAATCAAACAATATCTATGCTGCAAAAAATCCAAGACAATAATTCCAGAATAGCAGTGGAATCGGAGAGAGTATTATCAGAATTTGTAGACTCTGGGTGCAGATTCCCAGTTGGTGCATTTGCTCAAATCAATGGAGAAACACTAGATCTCACAGTAATCGCATATTCAATTGATGGCAAGCAAGCACTCGTCGTGACAAAATCTGGAAACAAGTCAAATCCATATAAAATAGGAAAAGAGGCAGCAGAAGAATTGCAACGAAAAGGTGTAAATGATCTTGCCAAGGACTGGAGAGCGAAGCTGGACGAGTGGAACAAATGA
- the hemL gene encoding glutamate-1-semialdehyde-2,1-aminomutase encodes MPKSKKLFDSAKKIIPSGVSSPVRYFEPYPFFVKKAQGSLIWDEDGNEYVDYCTGYGAMILGHRHPQVISAVQKQLNTGTLYGAPTALEVELATLINKAYPSMQKVRLVNTGSEATMTAIRLARGFTKKKKIIKFEGCYHGAHESMLVRAGSGLAGTSVSDGIPDDFTKNTIVVQYNNSEQLDKIISKNKDIAGVIVEPILCNMGIILPEKNFLRDMRKMTKQAGIPLIFDEIITGFRMGLGGAQEQFGIKPDVTTLGKSLSNGFVISAVGGKKEIMDQLAPGGKVYEASTFAGNPISVSAGIASIRTMSALKNKIYPKLAKQCLTLTKSIHESAIKYGIQHQVNAIDSMFQIFFTDKPVTDYASSKRADGKKFYKLFHSLLKEGIFIAPSQFETGFLSYAHTESDLDKTIHAYDYALRQVRQ; translated from the coding sequence TTGCCTAAATCAAAAAAACTATTTGATTCTGCAAAAAAAATAATCCCGTCCGGTGTTAGCAGTCCTGTACGATATTTTGAGCCATATCCGTTTTTTGTCAAAAAGGCCCAGGGTAGCCTGATTTGGGATGAAGACGGAAACGAATATGTCGATTATTGCACAGGTTACGGCGCAATGATTTTGGGACACAGACATCCACAAGTGATTTCTGCTGTACAAAAACAGCTAAATACAGGAACACTATATGGAGCACCTACAGCACTTGAAGTAGAACTTGCAACCCTGATCAACAAAGCATATCCTTCAATGCAAAAGGTGCGTTTGGTAAACACTGGATCTGAGGCCACCATGACAGCAATTAGACTGGCAAGAGGCTTTACAAAGAAAAAAAAGATAATAAAATTTGAAGGCTGCTACCATGGAGCACATGAATCAATGCTGGTGCGAGCTGGCTCTGGACTAGCAGGAACCTCAGTATCTGATGGCATACCTGACGATTTTACAAAAAACACCATAGTGGTTCAATACAACAATTCAGAACAATTAGACAAAATAATCTCAAAGAACAAAGACATTGCCGGTGTGATAGTAGAGCCGATCCTTTGCAACATGGGCATTATTCTTCCTGAAAAGAATTTTCTCCGAGACATGAGAAAAATGACAAAGCAAGCTGGCATTCCTCTGATATTCGATGAGATCATAACCGGATTTAGGATGGGTCTGGGGGGTGCGCAGGAGCAATTTGGAATCAAACCTGATGTCACAACACTTGGAAAATCTCTCTCAAATGGATTTGTAATCTCTGCAGTTGGCGGAAAAAAAGAGATAATGGACCAGCTAGCACCAGGAGGTAAAGTTTACGAGGCAAGCACATTTGCAGGCAATCCAATTTCCGTTTCTGCCGGTATAGCATCAATACGCACAATGTCTGCATTAAAAAATAAAATCTACCCCAAGCTGGCAAAACAATGCCTAACTTTGACAAAATCCATTCACGAATCAGCTATAAAATATGGAATACAACATCAAGTAAATGCAATCGACTCAATGTTTCAGATCTTTTTTACGGACAAGCCGGTCACAGACTATGCATCATCAAAAAGAGCAGATGGTAAAAAATTCTACAAACTATTTCATAGTTTGTTAAAGGAGGGGATTTTTATTGCACCATCTCAGTTTGAGACAGGATTTTTGTCATATGCCCACACCGAATCTGACTTGGACAAGACAATACACGCATACGATTACGCATTAAGGCAGGTCAGGCAATGA